The Leptospiraceae bacterium DNA window TTAAAAATTCTTTCAAAGAAAAACTTCTCCCGTTTGAGGCTTCGCTCCGTTGATAAAATCCAAAGAGGACATTACCTTTTTATTTTCAGGCTGAACGGATTCAAGAATTAAAATTTTGGAATCCCCACACTCTACACCTACCGCTTTCTTGGTTATCATGTGTAGTGTTCCTGGTTTCTTTGACAGGGTTACAGATTCGTCAGTGACTAGCTTAGTAGAATAAATATTCAGTCGTTTTCCGCGAAAACTCGTATAGCAAATGTATCCTGGATTAAATGCACGAATCTTATTAAATAAAAACTCAGCTGATAAGGAAAAGTCCAATTTGCGATCCTCTGGCTTTATTTTTTTACAATGGGTTGCTTCCTTGTGATCTTGCGCTTTGGCGGCAAACTTTTTCCCGTCAGAATTTTTTAATAATCTGAGCACATCTTGAATGCCTAGTGTAGTAATTTTTTCGAGAAGAGTTCCAAAAGTATCTTCCTGAGAAATGGAAACCTTTACTTGACTAATAATATCACCCGCGTCTAGCTCTTCTGTAATATATTGAATTGTTGCACCAGTTTCCTCTTTTCCATCTAAAATTGCGGACTGAACCGGAGAAGCTCCACGATACTCCGGCAAAAGACTTCCGTGCAGGTTAATCGTCCCTAGCCTCGGAAAATTAAAGATTCGAGATGGAATAATATATCCATAGGCAAACACTACATATATATCTGCTTCGAATGAATTCATCTTATCGATTGCGGCATCATTTCGAATATTAGGAAATTGTAATACTGGAATATTTTTTTCTACAGCTAATTTCTTAACAGGGGAAGAAGTGGGATGTTTATCTCTACCAACCGGCTTATCCAAATTAGTCGCTACAAACAAAACCTCATGACCTTCTTGAATCAGAGCATTCAGTAATTTCGCTGAATGCTCCGGTGTTCCAAAATAACCTATCTTCATAATGAATAACCTTTATATATCATAAATATCTTTTCTATGACCCACAGCATGAACTAAAAGAATAGACTCTTTATCCAATATTTGATAAATGACTCGAAAATCCCCAACTCTTAATTTATATAGACCAGCTAGATTAGCAGATAGAGGTAAATGTTTTGCGGTTTTAACATTTAGAGCTAACCAATTTAATTTCTTAAGAATGATTTTTGAATCATTCTTATTGAGCTTAGATAAATCAGCATTAGCCTCTTCTAAGAAGTGAATTTTAAAAATCAATTTTACCTCTTTGAAGTCTTGCCTATCGTCTTTAAAGGCTTTCCGACTTCGCCCAAAGAAACTTTTTTTAACTGTGACGCTAATCTCTTTTGCATAGTTTTCTTCACAGCTAATCCATGGTCTGGATCACCTAGAATCTGCATAAGTTTACGTTCAATTGTTCTCTCAATAATTGTTTCCAATTCTTTTTTTGAAATTACATCTAGATTTATACTCATTGCGTTTCCTTTCTTTTTATTCCTTCGCTGTTCCTTTCGGTTTATCTTTTTTATCCATATCTGTTAACTTACCCAGGTATTCGGGAAGTTCAATTCCTGCTTGCTTTGCTAACTCTTGCAGCGGCGGGAGTGCTCCAATAAATCCTTTTAGAAAATTAGCGGTAGAACTTCCATTACCCCCCACTCCATTTCCTGAATCCCAAACCGTAATTTTATCAATTTTGAGATTAGAAATTGCTTCTACTTGTTTTGCTACAATTGCTTCCATTTTTTCAATGACTAAAAGTGTAGCGGCTAACCCTGCGTCTCCGTTCGATGCAGAAATAATTCTTTGATAACCGGCAGCTTTTGCTTCGAGTAAGGACTGTAAGCCTTCTGCTTCTGCTTTAAACTTAAATAAAGTAGCGTCCGCTTCCCCTTTTGCAATTCGGCGAATTTTTTCGGCTTCAGCTTCTGCTTCGACTTCAATTCTTTTTTTCTCTACTTCTTGTTGGGCTAATTGTGTTTTTTCTAACTTGGCTAATTCAGCTTGTTTTTCTGCCTTAGAAATTTCTGTAGCCGCATTTGCTTTTGCTACTTCTCCTACTCGAAGTGCTTCTGATTCGCGTTTTGCTAATTCCGCATTTGATTCAGCTACTTTTGCTTTTGATTTATTTTCGCCATCAACGGCTAATGCGTTATTTTCCGCTACAGCAATACGCTTTTTCTGATCGGCGACTTTCTCTCCTTCAACAGCTTTAAATTCAAAATCAGAAACACTAATACGTTTGTTTGCTTCGGCTTCTTTCTTTCCTTTTTCTGCTTCTGCTTGTTGAATGGATATATTAATTTCTTTATTTCGAATTGCCTCGGCAGTCTTCGAAGCGCCTAACGCATCTAGCTCTGCAATTCGAACCATTTGATCGATGTCTGCTTCTTTTTGACCTTTTAGGGATTCTGCTGTTTCTTTTGCGACTTCAACATCTCTTTCGCGTATCGCTTTTGCTTGACCGGTTGCTCCAAATTTTTCCTGATTGGAAACTTCAATTTTGGCTTGATTGATTGCTTCAGCGGCTGCTTTTTTACCAATTGCTTCAATGTATCCGGACTCATCTGTTAGATCTTTAATGTTTACGTTGATGAGGGTAAGACCGAGTTTGTTAAGTTCCGTTGTTACATTCTCATTGATTTGAGCTAGAAATTTTTCTCTATTTTGATTTATCTCTTCAATGTCTAGAGTAGCAATCACAAGACGAAGTTGACCTAAAATAATATCTTCTGCTTGTGTTTTGATTTGGGAATCAGAAAGACTTAAGAGTCTCTCAGCGGCATTTCCCATTAGACTCGGATCAGTTGAAATTCCAACAGTGAACGTGCTTGGAGTGTTGATTCGAATATTTTGTTTGGAAAGTGCTCCGGTGAGATTAATTTCAATCGTCATCGGCTCTAGACTTAAGAACTGAGAATCTTGAATGAGAGGCCAGACAAAAGTTCCACCTCCATGAATACAAATCGCGCTCTTATCTTTTCCAACGCGCCCATAGATAACAAGAATTTTATTCGAAGGACAACGCCTGTATCTCTTCACTAAAAAATAAATTACCGATGCTCCAATTAAAACTGGAACAGAAAATATTCCTAAAATTTCTCCCATACCTAATTCTCCTTGTTATGACTACAATGTTTCTACAACTAAAATTCCATCTCTAACAGAAGAAACTTTTATTTCTGTGAAAGCGGGAATTTTTTCACCAGACAGAGAAACTGCCTTAATATTTTTCATACTACCTTGAAAACTAACTTGAATTTCCCCTACAGAATTTTCTGGAATGGTAAGATATACTTTTCCAATTTTTCCAATCGCATTGCTAAGATTTAATTCATTTATCTGAGCAAGTCCTTTTACTTTTGTAAAAATCCAGATTTCAAACGCAGCCGACAAAATTCCAAAGACAAATGCAAGCGCAAAACTAATATTTACCCCTAGTTCAGTGTTCTTAAAAATAAAAAGCCCCATCCAGCCAAATCCAGCAGAGAAAATGGAAATCGTTTGAAGAGATAAAAATTTAAAATCCAAATTGTCCGGATCAAATGCGTCTACATCGTGTAAATCGCTGTCGTGCCCAAAAAACGAAAGAGCAAATTTTATAAAAAAGAAAATCGTTCCAGAAACTGCCATGTAAAAGTAAATTGTTTCAAGGTATTCCATTTTTGTTCCTTTTCTCCATCTTGCGGAAAGGGAAATATTCTGAAAAGAAAAATTCTTGCCGTCACTCAAAACATTCTGAATCATGGAATAGCCATGAAATATTTATTAATCCGAATATTCTTAATCCTATCTATTACTTGTATCAACTGCAAAAAAGAAAATAGTCTACGAATCGAAAATGAGCGCGAATCAGGCTCAACAATTAGCCTTCGCAATTTTACACGGGATGCATTCAACGAAAAAGGAGATTTGATTTGGAAATTGAAAGCACAGGAAGCTTTCGTTTATGTAAATGACAATAAATCAATATTTTATGGTTTAGATTTTGATCAATATGAAAAGGGAATTGTAAAATCAAAACTGACTGGGGATCGTGCAGAAATTGATCAGAAAGCGAAGACACTTGTAGTGAATGGGAATATTGATTTGATTACGGAAGATAGTCGTCATTTAAAAGCAGAAGAACTTACCTACAATTTAGAAAGCGAAACGCTTAACACAGATAAGCCGGTAACGATTATTATGAAAGGAACAACCATTCATGGAATTGGAATGGAAGCAGACAAAGGATTAAATAAAGTAAAGATTCTAAAACCAGCAGGGGTTAGCAGCGATAATCCGCTCGAAAAAAAAGAGAAAAAACCTAACGACTAACTAATATGCCACCGAGACGCAGAGAAAGATATTAAGAATGATTTTTCTCGATAATATTTCGAGCGTATCCCTCAACCTCCGTGGCAAAAAATCTAAGATTGCCTCGATGCCATAAGTTCCACATCAGTCATACGTAGCCTAGTCGAAATGGCTCTTGCTAATTTTTCATAGAATAAGCTTCCAAGCTCGGGGTATTTATGCACAATTTTTTCAAACTCTTTACGCGACAGATAATAGAGAGAAACCTCTCCGTCGGCAATTGCATTTGCGGATCTACAATCAGAATCCAAGAAAGCAATATCACCAAAAAAATCTCCCTGAGAAAAAATTGTAATCAAAAGGTTTTGCTCTGCGGCTAAGGGAATTATGATTTTCACATCACCTTTACGAATAAAGAATATTTCATCACCGGGATCACCTTTACGAAAAATGTATTGTTCATTGGAAAATTTCTTTTCGTGAAATTGCTTTGTTAATTTTCTCATAAGCTTAGGACTAACGCCGTCAAAAAATTCAAATTCATTTAGACTCATCTCTATGGGAGATGCAAGTGCCTCCTGAAATTCCTCTGTCAAAATTTCATCTTCTACAAATTCCAATGCCGTCTCTAGGTCATTAAAAAAGTGCAGGGTTTTGCTTTCAGAAAAGCCAAGGTTTAATAGATATTCTCTCACATTCTGACCGGAAGGCAAATCCAACGGAATAGAACTAAGAAGTAGCGAACCGTTGTTTGCCTCAATTCTAGAATGAATTTGAGCTAACATATGAGCCGCTGTAAAATCGACTGAAAGAACTTTTCGCATATCTAGAATTATATATTTAGTTTTTGTAAGATAGGATTCTACAACTGTAAAAAGTTGGTCTGTAGTTCCAAAGAACAATTGACCCTGTAACTCAAGGACTAACGTAGATTTACCTCTCTTTTCTAAAACTTGAATCTCAGATGGAAGCCTTCTCTTTTTAGAAAACTTTTGATCTCCTGAAAATTTTCTGTGAACGACAGTCGATCTCACTTGCTCTCGTATATAAAGTAAAATAGCCATTCCAATTCCAGTTCCAGCGGCAGTTACTAAGTCATAGGTTAAAGCAGAAATAATCACTACAACAATCACGCCAAAATCAATGATCGTTGCCCGATTTCTTAGCAGTTTAAAACTATTCAAATCAAGCATTCTGAATCCAAGAACAATTAACACTCCAGCCAATGCTGCAACGGGAATCCATGCAAGCACTTGGGGAACAAATAATAAAATAAACGTTGCATAAATTCCAACCAAAGCTCCGGATAATTTTGTTTTTCCCCCACTATTTAAATTCACAAGCGTTGCTCCCATCGTTCCTGAACCAGGAATTCCTCCTGCAAGCGAAGAAACAATATTTGCAATGCCCTGCCCCATTAACTCTCTATTGGAATCATGTCTTGTCTGCATAATAGTATCATGAACGATACAAGTTTTTAAAGTATCAATAGAAAGAACAAAAGCAAGAGTAACCACTGGAACGATAAGATTTAAAACTAAATCAATATCAAATCCTGCAATCAATTTCCATGTTTTTGAAATGCTATGAACAAATTCTAAGGGGGAAACAGAGATTTGCCCAATCACATAAGGATTACTCTTAATTGAAAACAAATTTCCATCAAAGGAACCAAGTGTAAAAAAAGTAATCGCGCCAATGCTAAGTGCAAAAATCGCTGGAGGAATTCTCTTTGAAATTCGTATTATCAAAAGCATGGAGAGAATCGTTGAGCTTCCAATTATTAGATGAACATAATTCTGAGTGGCTAATGCGGGTAAGCTGGAAAATATTTGACTTACCTTAGAAAGACCAAGAATTTTAGGCAATTGACCTAGAATAATCAAAAGTCCAACACTTCCCAGATAACCTGTCACAACCGGATAGGGAATATATTTTACAAGTTTTCCTCCTCCTGCTTTTCCTGTGGCAAATTGTAATATACCTGCAAAGAGTGCTGTTAGAGTTACAAAGATAGGAACATATTCAATAGAAACATTTTTCCTGTGGACTAACTCCATTACATAGGCGGATAATACTGCACCTGCCGGAGCGCTGGGTGCTGAAATCATTCCAGGAGTTTTTCCAAAAATGGAAGCAAATATACTTAAAATAATTGTCCCAATAATTCCTACAACAGCCGCTTGTCTTGTATAAGATTCACCAAGACCTGCGAAAATGATGAGACCATAGGCAATTGCTGATGGCAAGGAAACCAATAATGCAGAGAATCCGCCAATGAATTCATTTACAGTAAAATATTTAACTTTTGTTTTGTTCATTTAAATGAATACTTTTATCCCGATAAAGGCAAAAATATTTACTCCAGATAAAATTAAGTTTGCTTGAATGCTAGGAGAAAAAATTTTTTCATCTAGAATAGAATTCACCTTACTAATAATTTTCTCAATAAGTTCGTCCTGGCTAATATCTATTAGCCCCTCTTCATTTATAGTCCCTGAAACAATTCCTAAAAAATCAATACGAGCCAAGAATAGTTTAACAATGAGTCGAATTATAAAAGGCATGCCTTCTAGATTTTTCAAGTAAATCGGCAAATATTCATTTACCGCTTTCAGAGGACTAGAAGAATTTAGCTTATCTAACCATTCCAGTTTAGAATGAAGCCTATCAAAGAACTTTTGCATAATATATTCTACGAATTGACTTTTCTTTTCCTTTAATAAAGAAGTGATTGCAATGGATATTGCGTATTTCTTGGCAAATAGAAAATGTAAAAATGGAAATACTATGAAAAAAGTTAAAAATAAAAGACTCGCTTTCCAATTTAGAACAACTGAAATTAATACAGAAAGAACAGCCCCCACTCCTCCCGCATGACCTGCGCTAGCGGCTGACGCATCGAAAAGAATTCGAAGTTCAGGAATCATAAACAAAAGAAGCAACCAATTAATAAATATGCCCAGAATTGTTAAAATAGAAATTGTAAGCAGAGCCTTTAATCCCTGCTTAGCAAACGTTTTAATTAAATTTGTATCAGTCCCCATTTTTTCTTTTATAACAATAAACGATATAGAAGCAAGATAAAAATTTCACCAACTACCACCTGCTCCACCACCACCCGATCGTCCACCACCAAAAGAAGAACTAGACGAGCTAGAACTAGATGAACCGCCGCTGTAAGAAGAAGAGGAACTAGAAGACTTACTACAATCTCTTGCGGGAATTGTATAAGTCGAACTACTTTTATGATTACAATTTTTACAGGCATAACGTCGTATACCGGAACCAGAACTAGTGCAAGTAGGAGAAACTGTCACAGTGTCCGATTCGACAAAGTAAGTCTTATAACTACAAGAAGGACATTTGGAATAGCTTGTGAATAATGACTCGTATGCGTAAATCTTAACATCTTTACTTTTCTCACAAAACCAAACATCATAGTCAATAGATCCAATTTTTTCTTCTATCTTCTGTCCATCTTTTAGGAAGAAATCATCTTTATCCTCTGCAAGACGAACCATTTCCGTTTCGCACTTAGGACATATTCTTACGGCTAATCTTAATTGTCTTCTTTTAATAAAACTCCATACGGCAAAGATGATTAAAGGCAAAGGAAAAATAAATATAAGTAAAATAAATTCCCATGATCTAAATCTTGAATCAATTGCTTTATAATACTCATATGGATCTTTGTAGGTTTTCTTTGAAAATTCATAAAACACCTGGGAAATGGAAACAAAAATAAAAACACCTAAAAAGAAATAGGCTTGGTAAAGCAATGGAGGCAAATAGATATAACTCTCATAAGAATAATAAAGAAAGTAAATAACAAAAGGAGCTAGTCCAATTAACGCCAATTTCCAGTTTACCAACGAATCAGAGAAAAGAAGGCTAAACTTTTTTCCATCTTTATTTTTTAAATAGTATGTCCCAATTAAAAACAAGATTAAATAGATAGGCGTAAAAACTGGAGGGAGAGAATTATCTACACTGGTAAAAGGTCCTAAATTTTTATCTTCCGAATCTAAAATGGGAGTGGAAGTTTCTTCAATAGGTTCAGGTTCATTTTTAATTTTCCTACTAACCGCAGAAATTACATTTTCAAATCCAACAGCATATTCTTTCTTTTTTAAATTAGGGACTAATTCATCTTCTCCTATTCTTTTCAAAATTGCATCCGGTAGAGTTCCTTCTAGCCCATAGCCAGTTTCAAATTCCCATCTTCTCTGATCCATTACCAGTAGCAGCAAAAGACCATTATCCTTTCCTTTCTTTCCAATACCCCAATAATTAAAAAGCTCTACTGCAAATTCTTTTGGAATCGAACTTCCAATCGTAGGTAGGATAACAATGGCAAATTCTACTGTAGTTGATTTTTCTAGTTCGATTAGCTTTGTATTCAAGTTTTCAATTTCTGTAGATTGCAAATAATGATTTGGATCAGAAACAAATCCTCCATTTGCGAGTCTAGGATTTGGCACAGTCTTCACCTCAAATGTCTGTGAAAACAAAGGAGCTGAAAATAAAACGAAAGTGACAAGGAAGTTAAAAGTTAGATTTTTCATAGGTGTTACTTATTTACCCATTATTATTTTTTGCACGTATTATTTTTTTTATAAAATCTAATTTTTAAAAAATGTTTCGATTTATAAACATCCTCCGTAATACTACAGTTAGAATTGATTTATCTTCCTGCTTTAAAAGGAATCAATGCACTCCGCGAACCCCGCGTCCCCGCGTGAAACATTAACCTAAGAATTAAATATGCTATTAGGGTTTTTCATTTACAAAATTAGAATATACCAAAATGATAAAATTTAGAGTTAAAAATGCTAATAGGGATAATCGTAAGTTACCAACCAAATTTAAGCGAACTCGTTTCTAACAGCAAAAATATACTATCTCAAGTAGACAAACTCATTCTAATTGAAAACGGTTCAGATAAAAAAATTCAAGATCAAATCCAAACAGAAATCAAAGATTCAAAAATTACAATTCACCTAGAATCAAAAAATCTAGGTCTAGGAGCAGCACAAAATATTGGAATTAAAAAAGGCTTGGAATTGGGAGGGGATTTTTTTCTATTTCTAGATGACGATTCTAGTATAAGCCAGAATAGTGTGGAAAGTTTGCGGAAGGAATTTGAAATCAATCCAAATCTAGGAATTGCCGCCTGCCATAT harbors:
- a CDS encoding TPM domain-containing protein — translated: MKNLTFNFLVTFVLFSAPLFSQTFEVKTVPNPRLANGGFVSDPNHYLQSTEIENLNTKLIELEKSTTVEFAIVILPTIGSSIPKEFAVELFNYWGIGKKGKDNGLLLLLVMDQRRWEFETGYGLEGTLPDAILKRIGEDELVPNLKKKEYAVGFENVISAVSRKIKNEPEPIEETSTPILDSEDKNLGPFTSVDNSLPPVFTPIYLILFLIGTYYLKNKDGKKFSLLFSDSLVNWKLALIGLAPFVIYFLYYSYESYIYLPPLLYQAYFFLGVFIFVSISQVFYEFSKKTYKDPYEYYKAIDSRFRSWEFILLIFIFPLPLIIFAVWSFIKRRQLRLAVRICPKCETEMVRLAEDKDDFFLKDGQKIEEKIGSIDYDVWFCEKSKDVKIYAYESLFTSYSKCPSCSYKTYFVESDTVTVSPTCTSSGSGIRRYACKNCNHKSSSTYTIPARDCSKSSSSSSSYSGGSSSSSSSSSSFGGGRSGGGGAGGSW
- the lptC gene encoding LPS export ABC transporter periplasmic protein LptC yields the protein MKYLLIRIFLILSITCINCKKENSLRIENERESGSTISLRNFTRDAFNEKGDLIWKLKAQEAFVYVNDNKSIFYGLDFDQYEKGIVKSKLTGDRAEIDQKAKTLVVNGNIDLITEDSRHLKAEELTYNLESETLNTDKPVTIIMKGTTIHGIGMEADKGLNKVKILKPAGVSSDNPLEKKEKKPND
- the fmt gene encoding methionyl-tRNA formyltransferase → MKIGYFGTPEHSAKLLNALIQEGHEVLFVATNLDKPVGRDKHPTSSPVKKLAVEKNIPVLQFPNIRNDAAIDKMNSFEADIYVVFAYGYIIPSRIFNFPRLGTINLHGSLLPEYRGASPVQSAILDGKEETGATIQYITEELDAGDIISQVKVSISQEDTFGTLLEKITTLGIQDVLRLLKNSDGKKFAAKAQDHKEATHCKKIKPEDRKLDFSLSAEFLFNKIRAFNPGYICYTSFRGKRLNIYSTKLVTDESVTLSKKPGTLHMITKKAVGVECGDSKILILESVQPENKKVMSSLDFINGAKPQTGEVFL
- a CDS encoding type II toxin-antitoxin system RelE/ParE family toxin; protein product: MIFKIHFLEEANADLSKLNKNDSKIILKKLNWLALNVKTAKHLPLSANLAGLYKLRVGDFRVIYQILDKESILLVHAVGHRKDIYDI
- a CDS encoding SLC26A/SulP transporter family protein, coding for MNKTKVKYFTVNEFIGGFSALLVSLPSAIAYGLIIFAGLGESYTRQAAVVGIIGTIILSIFASIFGKTPGMISAPSAPAGAVLSAYVMELVHRKNVSIEYVPIFVTLTALFAGILQFATGKAGGGKLVKYIPYPVVTGYLGSVGLLIILGQLPKILGLSKVSQIFSSLPALATQNYVHLIIGSSTILSMLLIIRISKRIPPAIFALSIGAITFFTLGSFDGNLFSIKSNPYVIGQISVSPLEFVHSISKTWKLIAGFDIDLVLNLIVPVVTLAFVLSIDTLKTCIVHDTIMQTRHDSNRELMGQGIANIVSSLAGGIPGSGTMGATLVNLNSGGKTKLSGALVGIYATFILLFVPQVLAWIPVAALAGVLIVLGFRMLDLNSFKLLRNRATIIDFGVIVVVIISALTYDLVTAAGTGIGMAILLYIREQVRSTVVHRKFSGDQKFSKKRRLPSEIQVLEKRGKSTLVLELQGQLFFGTTDQLFTVVESYLTKTKYIILDMRKVLSVDFTAAHMLAQIHSRIEANNGSLLLSSIPLDLPSGQNVREYLLNLGFSESKTLHFFNDLETALEFVEDEILTEEFQEALASPIEMSLNEFEFFDGVSPKLMRKLTKQFHEKKFSNEQYIFRKGDPGDEIFFIRKGDVKIIIPLAAEQNLLITIFSQGDFFGDIAFLDSDCRSANAIADGEVSLYYLSRKEFEKIVHKYPELGSLFYEKLARAISTRLRMTDVELMASRQS
- a CDS encoding flotillin family protein gives rise to the protein MGEILGIFSVPVLIGASVIYFLVKRYRRCPSNKILVIYGRVGKDKSAICIHGGGTFVWPLIQDSQFLSLEPMTIEINLTGALSKQNIRINTPSTFTVGISTDPSLMGNAAERLLSLSDSQIKTQAEDIILGQLRLVIATLDIEEINQNREKFLAQINENVTTELNKLGLTLINVNIKDLTDESGYIEAIGKKAAAEAINQAKIEVSNQEKFGATGQAKAIRERDVEVAKETAESLKGQKEADIDQMVRIAELDALGASKTAEAIRNKEINISIQQAEAEKGKKEAEANKRISVSDFEFKAVEGEKVADQKKRIAVAENNALAVDGENKSKAKVAESNAELAKRESEALRVGEVAKANAATEISKAEKQAELAKLEKTQLAQQEVEKKRIEVEAEAEAEKIRRIAKGEADATLFKFKAEAEGLQSLLEAKAAGYQRIISASNGDAGLAATLLVIEKMEAIVAKQVEAISNLKIDKITVWDSGNGVGGNGSSTANFLKGFIGALPPLQELAKQAGIELPEYLGKLTDMDKKDKPKGTAKE